The DNA window aaaaaattcaaacgcTTAGAAgcccaaaaattaaaaaaaaaaaatctatcattaCATTCGAGTTAATGTAATGTTTctgaaatctaaaataattctttttatccgttttattataattatttttctaattttacgaaatgataatttgcataatataatcagattatgataaaaaaaaaaatacgagaataaaaaaaataattcaattcaaacatttattactcttgttgcaaataaattaaacatgtaaattacataagtacaattaaatataattacatctaACAAACTCTCAAGTAAATAtagaacaaattatatttataatattaacaataaataatatgctttatatagaaatttaatatttaaaatattacaactttttatattgtatatgtatatgtatgtattgtatGTGTTTTATGAGAATAGttgctttataattaaattattaaattattaaaataataaacattaggtcctaatttttttaatacacagACAcatggaaatattatatacataataatgacttgggtaagttttttttatagtagtTCTTATTGTACAGCTATCTTTAATATAGAGTAGAAGTCACATATGTACTTTACTCATTTAACTGTTATGATACAGaaatttgtgttaaatttctcaaattgtTTATAGTTGTTGAATATccctaattttttaaaacataatatcaataatctaAAAGTCACTTCACTAAGCCGttgaaaaattgcatatggaaatttatttttccctaCATATGTTCCATtcttatagaattattaacttattatttattatatttaagcacttctttctaattttaaataattcttaatccTTTCCCTACTGTGTTAATAAtctagaacattttttttttttttttgacaatttctcttttttcttttttttcaaatatatatgtatgtgtatgtatatgcgttTTTGTATgcatacaaatacatataatatacacatgctatgtatgtattttctcTATGGCAATTTCAGTAATCGAAAAATACTGATTACAAAGATTGTACCATCATGTAAAAAggttcatattttattcaaattcggAATCATGAGGCACATGGCATTTTTCTACTTATTATCTTCatatcaatcatatatttgagaaataaaatagtatattgttataattatacgcAATAGTTATTGTTAAGTTGGCGTTAGCCCATTTTCTTTAGCTAAAAGAAAccaaattattgtatttaacttTAGAAATGAAGATTCATTGCATctgaatttttctaatatttttcatgaatttctttgaaaaagatGATACACCGATATAAATAGGTtgtctaaaaaataacattttctttttaacttaaaatttttatttttttcgtagaaATGTTCTTGATATAAATAGTAGTTGAACTGGTTGATAGACAATGGCTACTATCcacttttcaaaataatgaaacaatcaataaatattatgagaaattGGCTCAAGAGTGAACAGGACATTAAAAGATTGGCATTgatcaatttagaaaaaatatagtgtTCTTGCATGACAAGGTTTTGATCACaccgatataaattaaaaaatgcatagagTCATCTGTCTCTTATTTCAATTAGTTCTAtcaagtattaataaaattaattacagattagttatagataaaatgtaaaagattaaaatataaaatgacattattttatagacaaCCTAACAACTctgatattaaaacaattggaAAGAATTCTGTATGGATGATTATGCACAAGcaacaaacaataaaaagaaaacataaacTTCATATCTAACATATGACCTGTTAATATATGAAAGCATGATCTAATTCAGTAAGGAGAGGATTATAGCATACATTTCTAAAATCACAGtagatgtattaaatatttcattctatCAACTCTTGTAGACGAAATAACAACTTCAGATGTTATATGCTAAAGTTAAAGACTTAAACATTCATGAAAACTACTGCAGAAATGGGAAAAACACAGTATAACATGGTGATAGGCACACCAATAATTGGCAAAATGCTTTTAGTCTTCCATTTCTGACTTATAATGATTTGTTATTATCCATTACTGATTCACACTTCCATGTGAATCTTTGATCCAACATTTCAatagttaatatattacaattacataatacactgtatatattattattattattattattattattattattattattattattattatactaggCACACTCTATACTGATTTAAAAACGCTAGAACAACATTCTAGTGTAGTGAGAAATACGATAAAAGGACAACAATCAACAGATGTAAAACAAAGGCCAGAGCAAGTATTACTGGTTGAGgccaatttttttcacttacaTATAGCACAACTATATGCTATACCAAGttcatatatgaaaattcTCTTGGTGTTAGATTAGGTTACCATCCCATCGCGGAAGGAACGCGAGAACCTACCGTAAAATCTTTGTATTGGGAGAAGACACATATCTGAAAAGTTTGCAACATCAGAAAATTTATCaagttaaacaaaaattctttacaaaCCTTATCTTTCAGTCGTTGACAAAGTTGTAGGGCAATAGTAAGCAATACAAGAGCGTCATTTAGCCATGGCACACTGCATTCTGCCTGCTGGGTTTCATACTTGACGCTGCCATGTGCATTCTCTAACTGATAAATAGCTAAAACCAGTTTGTAACTTTGAATGTAAAAACTAATGGCCAAATTCTCTGGAAGGTTTGGATTAAGAGATTTCTGTaaacaaagatttttcttaattttatttataattgtgctGAACTTGTccatcgcaaaaaaaaatacacaccaTATTTCGACTCTTGATAAGATCATcaattgttttctttctaGGAACAATTAAACTGGTTCTGCTCCTTTGAAGACAACCCAAGATATTACCTAACACATGCATGACTTCGTCCGAGGTTTTAAAAAGGTAATGTCTGTCTACATTATCTATATGGGCAATGCCTTGCTGTAAATGATTAGCGGCATCTTGAATTTGTTGTAACTTCCATGGATGTTCATTCTGAATACTTGTcctcatattaatattctgcTGTCGTTGTACTTTAAAATTCACTTCCTGTAAACATAGATAGTTTtccaataatataacaaatagcaaatatatatcaattataattttaacatattagaACGCCAATCCTAGTCAAATGTCAACAATACACCTAAATTCTTTACCGCATTTGTGATACTATCGCCTGTCAAAACAGCGACACACTTGACTTGATCATGCGGGGCTGCAAAGACAAATCTATCAGTTTTGTTATGCTGATCGTTACCAAAGAGCGCCAGTGGAAATCGTTGAGCGCACTCCTAGAaatgaatatgtataattaatatggatATTACAGATCGGTTTCTCTTAACAGCAATATACTATAAagcgatttaattaatgaactaGAAATACTGGTTCTCTATTGTTTATTACATACCATCAAGATATTTCGGAGCTGCGACAATGAGGAGTGCACTTCCTCATGGAGCACCCATTCGAACTCCATTTGCTGAAAGCAGAATTAGCAACATATTACACATAGATTCGAACAATACTCTTTGTGAGGCGAATCATCGAGAAAACGTCAAACGAAATAACCTCAAGCCTTGTTGTTCAACAACGAGATGGTGAAACGATAGATGATTAATTTGACGAAGTGCGTACGGACCCGACTGAACTCGAAAGCTAGGAAGACGGTGCGCAAGGCCATCTAAGTGATTAGATAAATGTTAAGTAAAGGTAAATAGCTTACGAGATTGTGCGCCTCCTCCTTCTCGCAGTCTGCCATTTTTCAACTAGCTTCTGGTTGGATAAGTCTGGTGCGTCTGATGGATCTCCACCAGTTCCACTTGTCGACAGTCGACAGAGTTGCACCACGAGTATGtaatttcatgtatatatatatatatatatatatatatatatatatatatatatatatataaatctatacatatgtatgcatatgtcAGATTGTCAGCAATTGTCGACAGAAACCGAGCGGACTCTGTCCATTTAaatcgaattatattatatagtgacGCTTAGACCGGTACTTAATTGACCTTCACATTTTTGCACTTCataattctgttttattttgattttagatCAAGTTATTATTAACAGGATCATCATGTTCGCATCGACTGCGCATCTGCggacaaataaatttgaaaagattatgtatatatatttttcatccattctcatttatattatttatttagattaattgaaaaaaaaacttattaaatgcgaaacaatgtatatattatagcgtattgttaaatattggaacgaatgtaaacatatataataaattattttaaatatgaaaacaaataaaataattattattgtttgagaaaaaaaaatagaaaaatgatcgatagaaaaaaaagtttagtcTACCGTTTAAATGGTACTTCAAGACAGCAAAAGATGCTTCAATCGGATCtagttgtttttattttgtttttattataaattaatagtattttattagcaattaataaatgtaattattaattgtagtgaaatatttacttcatttttaacaaaagcatGGTGTAGACATTTTCTATCctccaataattattatttaaataagactaTACTAGAGGAATATTTTGTTGattcatcaataaaaaataaataaataagatagcTTATCTCTTCGAATAACACTCGCAACGAAACATAAAACAGAGTATCTTGTGatgatcaattttatattgtgtcTTATgtaatcatacatatatgtgaaaatctttataatatacgaATGCATTTTATGAAAAGACTGCGATCgaatgctaaaaaaatatgatttttcggTTTTTGACGAACTTTCATTGTAGACCTAAATTTACGGTATTTCTTAATAgatgatattgaaataaaatatttgatattgaagtaaaaaaataataaaataaattttgatattgaaataaaataaatatttttatatttcctaaGAGTCTATATctacatttaaaaagatatgaaaaaaatcgattcgcacatttttaagaaaaagcgATATTTTGAGATCGATTTGAATCCTTATCCTCCTTATCATTTATTACTTTTGCTTGTTTGTGAACTTGGCTGTTTGGATTGTACAAGATATATGttctttttctcccttctctctccttcttgatAAAGAATATCATTCTTCAAGATAActcaagttatttattaatatcagcgGCTCGACGAGTCGGATAGTAGTAAAACTGACAATGTCACGTCTGTTGTTAGGAAACAGTCCTTGCTACGTTTCCCAATTCCAAATGGCAACGAGATGCTTGGTGACTGATGCAAGATACggatttttaaagcaattagGTATTACCCTCGAAAATCCTGGCCTTTATGACGGAAGATGGGGTGGCTCTGGCAAGGTACGTGAGCTTATTTCTTTTCACCGCTATTGATAATGATACATTGATTAATTCATTATGAAAAAGGCCGGAGAaactctataaaaataaaaataaactaaataaaaataaatgcaaatcgcattgtatataataataatatatacacgtcgctcaaaataattttatatacagttaataaaatagatatttttaaatatagttgaTAGAATCGATATCACCAGCGACCGGCAAGGTGATTGCAAAGATCCGGGAATCGACACCGCAAGAGGCTAGTAATGCCATCACGGAAGCGCGTAAAGCATGGCCACAATGGACATCTATTCCGATGCCAGCGAGAGGAGATATTGTCCGGCAAATAGGGGATGAACtcagaaaaaatttgaagccGCTAGGCTGCTTGGTATCCTTGGAAATGGGTaacttaaatattgttttaatgagAGCTATAACAgcctgtataattaattgataagtttggtgatatatatatatatatatatatatatatatatatatatatatatatatatatacaataatgtaaatttatttgtaattaatatatatgtatgcatgtacaGGAAAGATATTACCAGAAAGTATAGGCGAGATTCAGGAATTCATCGATATATGCGATTACGCGGTCGGATTATCGCGAATGCTACCCGGCAGCCTATTCCcctcagagagaaagaatcacGTACTCCTAGAAAAGTGGAATTCTCTGGGTGTGATCGGCATTATCTCCGCGTTCAATTTCCCTGTAGCGGTAAATGTGTAATCTTCAGAACTCCTTGCACTAAAAATTCTTGCACTGATTTGCCCGATTTGTCTTAGGTGTACGGCTGGAATAGCGCTATCGCCATGGTCTGCGGTAACACTATCGTTTGGAAAGGAGCGCCGAGCACATCTCTGGTGTCCATCGCAACTACCAAAATAATCGCAAATGTCTTAGAGCGCAATGGTATCCCGGGTTCCGTTGCATCGCTGATCACGGGTGGATCAGATGTCGGGGAGACTCTAGTGAACGATAAACGGTTTGAATTtagattcattatatattatatattataggatTGCGCGGAAATTTTAACAATCTAATATTGCTATAGGGTACCTCTTATTTCGTTTACTGGAAGTTCGAACGTAGGAAAACAAGTGGCACTCAATGTTCAACAGAGATTTGGAAGATCTCTGCTAGAGCTTGGCGGTAACAATGCGTTGATCAGTACGTATATGTCCTCGATGAAATAATCAATTCTCCGTGTGAGATGAATGTACATAACTATTTCTCTTCTGCCGACAGTTGCACAAGATGCGGATTTAGAGATGGCAGTGAGAGCGGCAGTCTTCTCATGCGTTGGAACAGCTGGACAAAGATGTACCGCAACCAGGAGATTAATattgcacaaaaaaataaagaacgaATTCTTAGGTAGGcacaatttgcaataaatataaataaaaaaaatatctttacataATGTAgcgtaaaattgtttataaatttttaggaaGATTAAAAACGGCATACAAAAGTATACTAGAAAAAGTTGGAGATCCGTTGGAGGACGGTGTGCTGTACGGACCGTTGTATAATCAACAAGCAGTCGACAAATACAAGGTATACGCATCAGttccaatatttttcaagcaaagtattaaaaagtattgtgcaaaaatttatttcttttttttctattaatacaaGAATTCTACAGAAAACGAGATAGAATTCTTTGATTAACTCAATACTCTTACTTGCAGACAGTAATTGAAAAAGTTGTGAAAGCCGGTGGCACGATAGAATTCGGTGGAAAGCAAATAGAACGACCCGGTTTCTACGTCGAGCCGACGATCATTACAGGTCTACCGCCCGAATCGGAGATGGTGCAGCAAGAAACTTTTGCCCCGATCGTTTACATCTTGGAGGCGAATTCCCTAGAGGAGGCTATTGATCTTAACAATGGTGTGGAGCAGGGATTGAGCAGTAGTCTCTTTACTAAAAACATCGGAAATGTATTTCAGGTAAGTATATAAGTACAACTAACACGTGTAAATGTACGTgtacatttatacattcaaatatataatcgattttCCGCAGTGGATCGGCCCTCATGGATCAGATTGTGGCATAGTTAACATCAACATAGGCACTAGCGGTGCCGAGATAGGTGGTGCATTTGGCGGCGAGAAGGCTACGGGCGGTGGTCGCGAGAGCGGAAGTGACGCATGGAAGCAATACATGCGACGCGCGACGGTCACGATCAATCACGGAAACGAACTTCCTCTGGCTCAGGGCATCAAGTTTGAATAAATTGAATGAGCGTTGATCTCAGAAGAAAAGATCAGCGTTTCAATTCAAATCGTATAAAATCTACCTGTATGTCGACGGAAgcttttttgtgaaatttgtaAGCCCTTGGTAGATCGTATCTAAGTTCAGCTATCACTTTTCCTTCTGCGCCGAGATGTGCCGCCTTCGAGAGAATATAATCTCGCGTGCTGCTCTTGTGTAATGAGTAAATCGCATTGGACGAAAGTTTCATTGCTATTTCGAGAAATTTCATATCGATACCGGCATTTTTTTTAGTGCCAAAAGGTGGATTCATTATAACAGTATCAAAGAACTTCTCATATTTTCCTATAACAGACAttgtgtcatatatatatatttgtatttttaaagaaagctaataaaaaacttatacGCATACCTggtaaatattgcaaaatatcgcATTGAATAACTTCAATAAAAAGTTCTATGTCGGTGCAATTCCCATATTGTATATCAATTGCATCTGAATCTATCTCGAATCCAACTACGTATTCAGCACCAAGCATTTTGGCACCCAGTGACAATATACCACATCCAGAGCCTAAATCTGCCACGCTTTTACCTTCTATATCGTTGAACTGCGATTGTGCAGTGTACAACATATGTGAGGCAATGTGTGCACTAGTGGCATATTGCTCAAGCAAGATTTTTGGCTTTTCAAACACATCCATTTGTTGAAGATACTCTTCTAATTGACGAAGCCGAAGATTAGCCATTATCTTCTCAAAGACTGTCAATCACAAtttcttttcacaaaattttatccaagaaatacttataaaaacaattctctttcaataattatctttcattaatattatttacatgcagtctttagtaatatttagttatttatatatacacttgtccatctttgcaaataataattcatttactaTCAAATCTGGGAAGAACTGGTAATATCAGATTTCCAAAAGAAGAGTCCTGCGTCACAAAGTAACCAAATGAGGCTGCATGTGCATTGTGCAAAGCTGCTCTTTGAGATGCATTCATCGCTACACCATCATTAGATTGTATCGCAGgctattaataaagatatatgtcaTCAAGTATATAAGACAACAAAAATTATCGCCAATTAAATAGGTAATATCGACAGAATATACTTACTACATTTGACGCAGAACCGGTTGACGAAACGCCCAATGATGAATTTAAAGTGGGTGCAACTCCTTGCTTTAATAGCATCTGCTTTTTCAACTGTAGCTCTTCTAAGATCTTCCTATTTTGCAATTCTATAACAACAATCAAAGCATATAGTCTATATAGATTAGTATAATCTGATATactaacaatttaataaaaaaaaaagaaagatttgcgTACATTCATATCAAGATTACCTCTAGAGTTCGATTGTGAAAAAGCcatgaaatttacataaataattcaacacTTGCTAAATAACAAATCAACGATGTGATGATTGTATATTATGAGGATTATTCTAGGTTATTTACCAAATATTAACCTTTTCGAAGAACTTTTCGAGATAATAGCAGAAAGATCGGACGCATTCAGTGGACTGAACAGTAGTGATGTAGCGAACAGTTGAGCCACAATATATACAGTAGCGCAACTCCTTGTCGGCGCCTTTGATGTTATGTTGTCAAAATGGAATGCGCATGCGCGAAATAAGTAAGTTGGCTAGTAACGCCATCTAAACTTCTTTCTCATTTACtcttttcattctctctcacaccattcaataaacaataaaacaagattgcatgataaaaaattattttgttacattatgATCACATATAGcaataacaaagatatatgttgaaaaattaaaaaaaagatgaaagattTTAAGTGTGTTCTTTTTATACCATgacagtattattattaaattttaatcataaatgtgtcaaattttctatttgattttttataatattaattgtattagaaTTACaagaacatattttaattataataagaacaTATATGTACTAAGTAGGTACATATTATACTAAGGAGATAACAAATTCTATCACATTTGGATGACAgattttacatcttttattcaaatcgtgatataattttcaagatacattctagaaagaaaatagttttcaGATTGCAGATAGATAAGATGTAAATTGAAAgctgcttctttttttaagtccAAAAGATTTGCATTCTGTTTAACTAAATCTCCTGGATCTTCTTCCAGAATCAACTTATAGTAAATGTGTAATAGTAAAAGTGAATCACAGATGGAAATAAACTAATTTGATGAAATGCCCGTGCCATGTTGTAATAGGTTTCCTGTTTACCATCTTTGCCACATAGTTGCATATACTTTTTGAAAAAGGCtaatgctaaataaaaaaagaaaatttaaaaaaaaatatatatattataatatatattatgttatattatataatatattagaaacacTTGCCTAATAATTTCCATACATATTTTGGTTGCTAAGTCTACTTCGCCTTTGGCAAATCTTAAATTTGCTTCACCCATAAATCCTTGTAAAACTGGTGGCAGAATacgtcttttctttctctaacgCACATTTGCTTTGCTTGTTTTTTGTTCTGTCTTTTGTACAACACGATCCATTTCAATATTCTTTCTGAAAatagaatgaaatataatttcggaattgcaatatttctttcaagtcACCTAAcctaaagttataattttctacgatTTCCTACATCTATATCCCATTCTTGATGATTATTCACTAAATGTTAATTCTCCATTTAAAAACTGTTTTGTCAATCTTCCTTAGCTGCAATTAGTAACATATCTTGATCTTCTGTATCCATAATAAATGATGCGATCGCAGAGATCCGTGCATCTGCTCTctgtgcaaataaattaaagagaaataaataatttgaaaaatggcGCAGTTGGGCAGCGCTAAATACTTTTGCGCATGCGCACAATTTCTTTACATTCCGCAAAATGCATAAagcgattattaattttttttttaataaatattaatattttttaataaatataaatagataattaatttttgaagatggagtaaatttaaataaaaaaggagaatTTTTCCTATACCTTGAGAACCtacaaattctaataattttcgcTTATATTGatgtttacaatattattaactttattatttatttaaaaagtaaaatagagcaaattttgaaaaatgcatattatgaAAGAGCAAATTAAGCtgattcttttcatatatcgTAAGTTTAATTATTGTGCATTAAGGACCAATATCACCACCTTtggttaagttaaccgacggttaaaatcagcaggatGGCAACGGAAAATAGAGGTGAAtgaaaaccaagcattcttatcatttcagttgccaccctgccgtcggttaatctaaccgaaggtggtgaaattggtCCTAAGTCGCTGGCTAGGAGTGTGATGGTTTTTCCGTGACGATCGGGAACAACGCGCCGATCAGCGACGTTGGCGCATGCGCCGAAAATGCGCAGACGCCACCTTGCGGGGCTCAGTCCGATCGCAGAAGTGATCCCGAGGTGTTCGTTGATAGTCGCGTTTGCCCGGTTTTCACGGATAAATTTCATCTCGTCGTCGCCTCAGGCCTCGTCGTCTATCTCTCCGTTGTTGCTGCTCCGTGAAACAGAAGTGAGTATCCGCGACAGACTCGGCGCGGGGCGAgcgagaaaattttctctcgaaaCGTACGCGACGGTCGAAAAGCGGCGACGGCGGTCCGACTGGATGACGAGTTCTGGCAAAATGGCCGCGCGCGGATCTACAACAAACGCGATTACGAGCGTATCGCGGCGCGCGTTCGTTTCGATCTCGACTCTCGTCGCGACGTATCACCGTCCGCGCGCTACACCGATGACGGGATTCGACGTTGCGACAGCTCCGAAAGTcggtcatcgtcgtcgtcgcgatATCCCAGAAGCGCGATCGTCGCGAGGATGGACCTCGCGCGTCGCACGTCACCGAATGCGAATTGATTTTTTCGTCGCGATGAGATGCGCGCCGCGACGATGGCTCTCGCGCCCTTGCCGCGTCTCGCGGCCCTTCGAGAGAGATCTCCGAGACCAGCGCGTCCTTATCTCATCCATGCGTTTCGAGTGGACAATGCGCGAGCACCTTTGACAGACGACTTCGATAATGCGCGATCAGCTGTCATCGCGCGACtccgttctctctttctttctttttctctctctttctgcctcTCTTTGTTTTCTACCTGTCGATTGAAGAATTAATTCAAGACTTTCGCGACTTATCAATCATCGATGCCGTATTCTCTACAGCAATGAAGAGATTAAGTGTCTTTTCTCTGAttttcatgtaatatattctcctgtatatattattataacgaaGAGCAgtgatttcttaaaatatcttatcaatCTTGGAGTAACTTTACGACCTTAACAAAGCTCATATTAGAGCTCAATCGAAGTCGTTTTGACCTCGCAGGGTAGTCGATGTGTCATCGGTCAATGCTTTCCCGGTTTACGACTCGCCCcatgtttttatcattttctttattcacaatcagtcatattttaaatgcgaCAAATTCACAATTCCGGACAAaagtaattttgtataaaatgttgACGTCTTGACACTTACTTTTGCGTTAGcttcatcttttttatatcgtacCTGCGTTGCCACAAGTCTTGTTTAATTGCGTGATCGATTCGTTATATTCTGAATGAATTAAtcgtgattataattaaatcgcgaTGATTCGTGGATAAAAGATTCGGTCTCTGATTTGACACtaacaataaatcaaatttcgcGCGCATTGATTAATTCGGAGTGTAATTAACACAGTACAACAAAATTCGAACTCGTTCGCGTCgagttaataaaaacttgatcTTTTATCGAATTCgatctttatcttatttaaacgATCGATCGCCGATACAATTAAGGctctaaaaatatcaagatatttaaacCTTGATATGACCAAGATGTGTA is part of the Cataglyphis hispanica isolate Lineage 1 chromosome 1, ULB_Chis1_1.0, whole genome shotgun sequence genome and encodes:
- the LOC126854101 gene encoding protein rogdi isoform X2; translation: MEFEWVLHEEVHSSLSQLRNILMECAQRFPLALFGNDQHNKTDRFVFAAPHDQVKCVAVLTGDSITNAEVNFKVQRQQNINMRTSIQNEHPWKLQQIQDAANHLQQGIAHIDNVDRHYLFKTSDEVMHVLGNILGCLQRSRTSLIVPRKKTIDDLIKSRNMKSLNPNLPENLAISFYIQSYKLVLAIYQLENAHGSVKYETQQAECSVPWLNDALVLLTIALQLCQRLKDKICVFSQYKDFTVGSRVPSAMGW
- the LOC126854101 gene encoding protein rogdi isoform X1, translated to MADCEKEEAHNLQMEFEWVLHEEVHSSLSQLRNILMECAQRFPLALFGNDQHNKTDRFVFAAPHDQVKCVAVLTGDSITNAEVNFKVQRQQNINMRTSIQNEHPWKLQQIQDAANHLQQGIAHIDNVDRHYLFKTSDEVMHVLGNILGCLQRSRTSLIVPRKKTIDDLIKSRNMKSLNPNLPENLAISFYIQSYKLVLAIYQLENAHGSVKYETQQAECSVPWLNDALVLLTIALQLCQRLKDKICVFSQYKDFTVGSRVPSAMGW
- the LOC126853902 gene encoding putative aldehyde dehydrogenase family 7 member A1 homolog isoform X2, giving the protein MLSKGNSPCYVSQFQMATRCLVTDARYGFLKQLGITLENPGLYDGRWGGSGKLIESISPATGKVIAKIRESTPQEASNAITEARKAWPQWTSIPMPARGDIVRQIGDELRKNLKPLGCLVSLEMGKILPESIGEIQEFIDICDYAVGLSRMLPGSLFPSERKNHVLLEKWNSLGVIGIISAFNFPVAVYGWNSAIAMVCGNTIVWKGAPSTSLVSIATTKIIANVLERNGIPGSVASLITGGSDVGETLVNDKRVPLISFTGSSNVGKQVALNVQQRFGRSLLELGGNNALIIAQDADLEMAVRAAVFSCVGTAGQRCTATRRLILHKKIKNEFLGRLKTAYKSILEKVGDPLEDGVLYGPLYNQQAVDKYKTVIEKVVKAGGTIEFGGKQIERPGFYVEPTIITGLPPESEMVQQETFAPIVYILEANSLEEAIDLNNGVEQGLSSSLFTKNIGNVFQWIGPHGSDCGIVNINIGTSGAEIGGAFGGEKATGGGRESGSDAWKQYMRRATVTINHGNELPLAQGIKFE
- the LOC126853902 gene encoding putative aldehyde dehydrogenase family 7 member A1 homolog isoform X1, with protein sequence MSRLLLGNSPCYVSQFQMATRCLVTDARYGFLKQLGITLENPGLYDGRWGGSGKLIESISPATGKVIAKIRESTPQEASNAITEARKAWPQWTSIPMPARGDIVRQIGDELRKNLKPLGCLVSLEMGKILPESIGEIQEFIDICDYAVGLSRMLPGSLFPSERKNHVLLEKWNSLGVIGIISAFNFPVAVYGWNSAIAMVCGNTIVWKGAPSTSLVSIATTKIIANVLERNGIPGSVASLITGGSDVGETLVNDKRVPLISFTGSSNVGKQVALNVQQRFGRSLLELGGNNALIIAQDADLEMAVRAAVFSCVGTAGQRCTATRRLILHKKIKNEFLGRLKTAYKSILEKVGDPLEDGVLYGPLYNQQAVDKYKTVIEKVVKAGGTIEFGGKQIERPGFYVEPTIITGLPPESEMVQQETFAPIVYILEANSLEEAIDLNNGVEQGLSSSLFTKNIGNVFQWIGPHGSDCGIVNINIGTSGAEIGGAFGGEKATGGGRESGSDAWKQYMRRATVTINHGNELPLAQGIKFE
- the LOC126853902 gene encoding putative aldehyde dehydrogenase family 7 member A1 homolog isoform X3, which produces MATRCLVTDARYGFLKQLGITLENPGLYDGRWGGSGKLIESISPATGKVIAKIRESTPQEASNAITEARKAWPQWTSIPMPARGDIVRQIGDELRKNLKPLGCLVSLEMGKILPESIGEIQEFIDICDYAVGLSRMLPGSLFPSERKNHVLLEKWNSLGVIGIISAFNFPVAVYGWNSAIAMVCGNTIVWKGAPSTSLVSIATTKIIANVLERNGIPGSVASLITGGSDVGETLVNDKRVPLISFTGSSNVGKQVALNVQQRFGRSLLELGGNNALIIAQDADLEMAVRAAVFSCVGTAGQRCTATRRLILHKKIKNEFLGRLKTAYKSILEKVGDPLEDGVLYGPLYNQQAVDKYKTVIEKVVKAGGTIEFGGKQIERPGFYVEPTIITGLPPESEMVQQETFAPIVYILEANSLEEAIDLNNGVEQGLSSSLFTKNIGNVFQWIGPHGSDCGIVNINIGTSGAEIGGAFGGEKATGGGRESGSDAWKQYMRRATVTINHGNELPLAQGIKFE
- the LOC126854121 gene encoding rRNA N6-adenosine-methyltransferase Mettl5 is translated as MANLRLRQLEEYLQQMDVFEKPKILLEQYATSAHIASHMLYTAQSQFNDIEGKSVADLGSGCGILSLGAKMLGAEYVVGFEIDSDAIDIQYGNCTDIELFIEVIQCDILQYLPGKYEKFFDTVIMNPPFGTKKNAGIDMKFLEIAMKLSSNAIYSLHKSSTRDYILSKAAHLGAEGKVIAELRYDLPRAYKFHKKASVDIQVDFIRFELKR